The following are encoded together in the Desulforegula conservatrix Mb1Pa genome:
- a CDS encoding peptidase domain-containing ABC transporter — protein MQTGLVCLELIARINGVDFDARAAVREFGIADAETTVEELVRIARKNKFRTKIKKNPITDLHGKYPFPVVAELKEGGFFAVLNLDVEKARALIFIPGQKNASAMPFTELDEKITGRFLVFKHRESVDNVKFGFRWFYREILKYRRIIFEVLIGSFVIQLFGLVTPLFTQVILDKVIVHNSMSTLDVLGVAFIAVAGFEFLLNISRQYIFVHTISKIDARLGAKLFKHLLKLPFVYFEHRKVGNIAARVRELDNIREFITNKSVSVLIDLFFSLVFVVMMSLYSIKLTFIVAVCVFLISVLYVTVTPELRRRLESRFQMAAASNSYLVESVTGIQTVKSLAIEGKMQKNWEDHLGRYVNASFRLLNMSNAAGALANLFQKAMTISVLYLGVRLVMENKLTIGQLIAFQMFTGQFTGPILRLVSLWNEFQQAILSVDRIGDILNHPVEIQTDHAITLPELKGFAKFDNVSFRYSPTGPFVLENIKFQIQPGMKVGIVGRSGSGKSTLSKLVQRLYIPNDGAIYIDNIDIRHLNPLWLRHNIGMVLQENYLFSGTIRENIAMPRPDAPIEMIIQAAAMAGAHEFISQLPDGYDTLVGERGSSLSGGQKQRVAIARALITNPRILIFDEATSALDYESESVILKNLEVISKGRTVFIISHKLNIVKDCDLIIAMDRGKIVEMGRPDDLLQKNGYYRHLHSFQA, from the coding sequence ATGCAGACAGGCCTTGTTTGCCTTGAACTGATAGCAAGGATTAACGGAGTCGATTTTGACGCAAGGGCTGCTGTAAGAGAATTTGGCATAGCAGACGCTGAAACGACCGTTGAAGAGCTTGTGAGGATAGCCAGAAAGAACAAATTCAGAACCAAAATCAAGAAAAATCCGATTACGGATCTTCATGGGAAATATCCTTTTCCTGTAGTGGCAGAGCTTAAAGAAGGCGGCTTTTTCGCTGTTCTGAATCTGGACGTTGAAAAAGCCCGGGCTCTGATTTTTATACCCGGCCAGAAAAATGCCTCTGCCATGCCTTTTACGGAATTAGATGAAAAAATTACAGGAAGGTTTCTGGTTTTCAAGCACAGAGAATCCGTGGACAATGTAAAGTTCGGATTCAGATGGTTTTACAGAGAGATTCTGAAGTACAGAAGGATCATATTTGAAGTCCTGATCGGATCTTTTGTGATCCAGCTTTTCGGGCTTGTGACTCCGCTTTTCACCCAGGTCATTCTTGACAAGGTAATAGTCCATAACAGCATGTCCACACTCGACGTTCTTGGCGTAGCATTCATTGCAGTGGCTGGCTTCGAGTTTTTGCTGAACATATCCAGGCAGTATATCTTCGTTCATACGATAAGCAAGATAGACGCAAGGCTTGGAGCAAAGCTTTTCAAACATCTTCTCAAGCTTCCATTTGTTTATTTCGAGCATCGCAAGGTTGGTAATATTGCGGCCCGTGTCAGGGAACTGGATAACATAAGGGAGTTCATTACCAACAAGTCTGTCAGTGTTCTGATTGACCTTTTTTTCTCCCTCGTGTTTGTGGTCATGATGTCCCTTTACAGCATCAAGCTGACGTTCATAGTTGCGGTCTGTGTGTTTCTGATTTCTGTACTTTACGTGACGGTCACCCCTGAACTGAGAAGGAGGCTTGAAAGCAGATTCCAGATGGCTGCCGCGTCAAATTCCTATCTTGTCGAGTCTGTCACAGGCATCCAGACAGTGAAATCCCTGGCCATAGAAGGCAAGATGCAGAAAAACTGGGAAGATCATCTTGGCAGATATGTCAACGCCAGCTTCAGGCTTCTCAATATGTCCAATGCCGCAGGTGCGCTTGCCAATCTTTTTCAGAAGGCCATGACCATCTCCGTGCTTTATCTTGGCGTGCGGCTTGTTATGGAAAACAAGCTTACAATCGGCCAGCTGATTGCGTTTCAGATGTTCACAGGTCAGTTTACAGGCCCGATTTTAAGGCTTGTGAGTCTTTGGAACGAATTCCAGCAGGCGATTCTATCCGTTGACAGGATTGGTGACATTCTTAATCATCCTGTGGAAATCCAGACTGATCATGCAATCACCCTTCCTGAGCTTAAGGGCTTTGCAAAATTCGATAATGTTTCTTTCAGATATTCTCCGACAGGCCCATTTGTTCTGGAAAATATAAAATTCCAGATTCAGCCCGGCATGAAGGTCGGCATAGTAGGAAGAAGCGGAAGCGGCAAGAGTACCTTAAGCAAGCTTGTTCAGCGGCTTTATATTCCAAACGACGGGGCTATTTATATAGACAATATCGACATAAGACATCTTAATCCGCTCTGGCTCAGGCACAACATAGGAATGGTTCTTCAGGAAAATTATCTTTTTTCAGGAACCATACGTGAAAACATAGCAATGCCAAGGCCTGATGCTCCCATTGAAATGATAATTCAGGCTGCTGCAATGGCTGGAGCCCATGAATTCATTTCCCAGCTTCCTGACGGATATGACACTCTGGTGGGCGAAAGAGGAAGTTCGCTTTCAGGAGGGCAGAAACAGAGGGTTGCCATTGCAAGGGCGCTGATCACTAATCCGAGAATCCTGATTTTTGACGAGGCTACTTCTGCCCTTGATTATGAGTCCGAATCCGTGATTCTGAAGAACCTTGAAGTGATATCCAAGGGCAGGACAGTATTCATAATTTCCCATAAGCTGAACATCGTCAAAGACTGCGATCTGATCATAGCTATGGACAGAGGCAAGATTGTCGAGATGGGAAGGCCGGATGATCTGTTGCAAAAAAATGGCTATTACAGGCATTTGCATTCGTTTCAGGCTTGA
- a CDS encoding HlyD family type I secretion periplasmic adaptor subunit, translated as MDFKKLGFFKKNDDTHEFQPILAEIENSPLNPMGRSVFYILVAIIIFSCLWLFFGKIDIVVTARGKVVPDGEIKIVQPLDTGVISVINFKTGDFVKKGDPLVEIDPSTTEPVVESVKKNLSLFKIEVERIEALLSSKPFNPDVEAYGADLVKVQTDYFNASRASHNKQVEALKQEIEKIMQRSQSMAAEHDKAVSLYAISSKRLADIESVKDIVASSTLEDARKEAVSSEKNLESIKHQMSELDHEKEKQLKEIGHIKESFRDVLLKELSEKKRQVADLEAEIGRVSFMNKKKVIVSPVNGHVNELFVNTVGGVVTPAQKLLSIVPAETPLVIEALVQNRDIGFIESGMDVLIKIDTFDFQKYGMLKGKVKKISHDSINDEKLGPVYKIQVEPLEKTLMVEGKETAMSSGMTVSAEIKVGKRRIIEFFVYPLIKYLHEGMSVR; from the coding sequence ATGGATTTTAAAAAATTAGGGTTTTTCAAAAAAAACGACGACACCCACGAGTTTCAGCCGATTCTTGCTGAAATAGAGAATTCTCCTTTGAATCCAATGGGCAGGTCGGTTTTCTATATTCTGGTTGCCATCATTATTTTTTCCTGTCTTTGGCTTTTTTTCGGCAAGATCGACATTGTGGTTACGGCAAGGGGCAAGGTCGTTCCTGACGGCGAGATAAAGATCGTGCAGCCCCTCGATACAGGTGTAATCAGCGTGATAAATTTCAAGACCGGGGATTTTGTCAAAAAGGGAGACCCTCTTGTCGAGATAGATCCTTCAACAACAGAGCCTGTTGTCGAGTCAGTGAAAAAGAATCTGAGCCTGTTCAAGATAGAAGTCGAAAGAATAGAGGCTCTTCTTTCTAGTAAGCCCTTTAATCCTGATGTCGAAGCTTATGGAGCCGATCTTGTAAAGGTTCAGACAGATTATTTCAATGCGTCAAGGGCGTCCCATAACAAGCAGGTGGAAGCTCTGAAACAGGAAATTGAAAAAATCATGCAGAGAAGTCAGTCCATGGCTGCTGAACATGACAAGGCAGTTTCCCTGTATGCCATCAGCAGCAAGCGTCTTGCGGATATCGAGTCTGTCAAAGATATAGTTGCTTCGTCCACTCTTGAAGATGCCAGGAAAGAGGCTGTTTCGAGTGAAAAGAACCTTGAATCCATAAAACATCAGATGTCCGAGCTTGATCATGAAAAAGAAAAGCAGCTTAAAGAGATTGGGCATATCAAGGAAAGTTTCCGTGACGTTCTGCTTAAAGAGCTTTCAGAGAAAAAACGTCAGGTCGCGGATCTCGAGGCAGAGATCGGCAGAGTAAGCTTCATGAATAAGAAAAAGGTGATTGTTTCTCCGGTAAATGGTCACGTGAACGAGCTTTTTGTAAACACGGTCGGAGGAGTCGTCACCCCTGCCCAGAAGCTTTTGTCCATAGTGCCAGCTGAGACTCCCCTCGTGATAGAAGCCCTTGTCCAGAACAGGGATATTGGCTTCATAGAATCAGGAATGGATGTGCTTATAAAAATCGACACATTTGATTTTCAGAAATACGGAATGCTCAAAGGCAAAGTCAAAAAGATCTCACACGACAGCATAAATGATGAAAAGCTCGGCCCTGTTTATAAAATTCAGGTCGAGCCCCTTGAAAAGACCCTCATGGTAGAAGGCAAAGAGACAGCCATGAGTTCCGGCATGACCGTAAGCGCTGAAATCAAGGTCGGAAAAAGAAGGATAATAGAGTTCTTCGTTTATCCGCTTATAAAATACCTGCATGAGGGGATGAGTGTGAGGTAG
- a CDS encoding FRG domain-containing protein, translated as MVIEIKAESWNHLQELIFEDSWSEDIGRFRSRYAFRGLSDCSYKLETTLMRMGGDFAILERHLMRNFIKYAHRNMAQGDSVWHWVSVAQHYGLPTRLLDWTYSPLIAMHFATANIEKVHIDGAIWAVNYLKLHRLIPAELKNELDSEGANVFTVKMLSERVASFRELEELSRCAFALFFEPPSMDDRIVNQYALFSVMSNPHSTFDSWLHEHPEIWRKIIIPAELKWEIRDKLDQANITERVLFPGLDGLSKWLKRHYSPRT; from the coding sequence ATGGTTATTGAAATCAAGGCTGAAAGCTGGAATCATCTCCAGGAGCTTATTTTCGAGGACTCCTGGAGCGAGGACATCGGCAGGTTTAGATCAAGATATGCTTTCAGGGGACTTTCGGATTGTTCATACAAACTGGAAACCACCCTGATGAGAATGGGCGGAGATTTTGCCATTCTTGAACGTCATCTGATGCGTAACTTCATCAAGTACGCGCATAGAAATATGGCCCAGGGAGATTCTGTGTGGCACTGGGTATCTGTTGCCCAGCATTACGGACTCCCCACAAGGCTTCTCGACTGGACATATTCTCCCCTTATCGCCATGCATTTTGCAACCGCCAATATTGAAAAAGTCCATATTGACGGTGCTATCTGGGCCGTAAACTATCTCAAGCTTCACAGGCTCATACCTGCTGAGCTGAAAAACGAGCTTGATTCGGAAGGTGCCAATGTCTTTACCGTAAAAATGCTTTCTGAAAGAGTGGCGTCTTTCAGGGAACTTGAAGAGCTCAGCAGGTGCGCTTTCGCTCTTTTTTTCGAGCCGCCGTCAATGGATGACAGGATCGTAAACCAGTATGCGCTTTTTTCCGTAATGTCCAATCCCCATTCCACCTTTGATTCCTGGCTGCATGAGCATCCTGAAATATGGAGAAAAATCATAATCCCTGCGGAACTGAAGTGGGAAATAAGGGATAAGCTGGATCAGGCAAATATAACGGAGAGGGTTCTTTTCCCCGGGCTTGACGGGCTGAGTAAATGGCTCAAACGCCACTACAGCCCAAGAACCTGA
- the mltA gene encoding murein transglycosylase A → MTDYYKKALILILAAIFLSGCAGMKHKPIESDQIQDKQPGKTMTESLSRLSPGDYPDFRDDMNFAQIAESTTKTLDYLNKIPASRIFQYGPDSYTALQLRSSVKKFRDFVSSKPNHSAMNEFIKKNFIVYKAAGAPETGKVLFTGYYEPFLKGSLKKTARYKYPVYTKPSDLLIIDLSRFGYEFKGKKIKARLNGDTLEPYYDRYAIEEKKALEDKAEVLVWVDDRIDLFFLQVQGSGVIFLESGGNMKVHYHESNGHPYSSIGKYFMEKGIFKKEEISMQKMREWMLSHPDKISEVLGYNKSYVFFKEEPDGPIGCLNVKITPGRSLALDRSVYPDAGLAFVSTEKPVVEGDGKVKKWEPFSRFIYNQDTGGAIKGPGRADFFWGSGEYARTAAGHMKNNGDLYFLVLKP, encoded by the coding sequence ATGACTGATTATTATAAAAAAGCATTGATTCTGATTCTTGCCGCCATTTTTTTATCCGGCTGTGCGGGCATGAAACACAAACCGATTGAATCCGATCAAATCCAGGACAAGCAGCCCGGCAAGACCATGACCGAAAGTCTTTCACGACTCTCTCCGGGTGACTACCCGGATTTCAGGGATGATATGAATTTTGCCCAGATAGCTGAATCAACGACCAAAACCCTGGACTATCTGAATAAAATTCCTGCTTCCAGAATCTTTCAGTATGGCCCTGATTCCTATACAGCTCTCCAGCTCAGGTCTTCGGTGAAAAAATTCAGGGATTTCGTATCCTCAAAACCAAATCATTCGGCAATGAATGAGTTCATAAAAAAGAACTTCATTGTATACAAGGCTGCGGGAGCTCCCGAGACAGGCAAGGTTCTGTTTACAGGATATTATGAACCTTTTCTCAAAGGAAGCCTCAAAAAAACGGCGCGTTACAAATATCCCGTATACACAAAACCCAGCGATCTTCTCATCATAGATCTTTCAAGATTCGGTTATGAATTCAAGGGCAAAAAAATCAAGGCAAGACTTAACGGCGACACATTGGAGCCATATTACGACAGATACGCCATAGAAGAAAAAAAAGCGCTTGAGGACAAGGCCGAAGTGCTTGTCTGGGTTGACGACAGAATTGATCTTTTTTTTCTCCAGGTTCAGGGGTCAGGGGTCATATTTCTTGAATCAGGCGGAAACATGAAGGTTCATTACCATGAGTCAAATGGACACCCATACAGCAGCATAGGTAAATACTTCATGGAAAAGGGCATTTTTAAAAAAGAAGAAATATCCATGCAAAAAATGAGGGAATGGATGCTTTCTCATCCGGACAAAATTTCCGAAGTGCTTGGATACAATAAAAGCTATGTCTTTTTCAAGGAAGAGCCGGACGGCCCAATAGGATGCCTGAACGTAAAAATAACCCCTGGAAGGTCCCTGGCCCTTGACAGAAGCGTATATCCTGACGCTGGCCTTGCATTTGTATCAACGGAAAAACCCGTTGTTGAAGGAGATGGCAAGGTAAAAAAATGGGAACCATTTTCCAGATTCATTTATAATCAGGATACAGGGGGCGCCATAAAAGGGCCGGGCCGCGCCGACTTTTTCTGGGGCAGCGGAGAATACGCCCGTACTGCCGCTGGCCATATGAAAAACAACGGAGATCTTTATTTTCTTGTCCTTAAGCCATGA
- a CDS encoding TolC family protein: MKRFTFLTVFVFAVFSACLVHAEKLTYDDILKDALNNSLEIKSANIEKDIRKEAEKEGRYGLYPDLSLKFNSEYTDNFTDGMGDIAIGDTMISGSTRYQNALSVNLMYPIIDYGGAANRLEIAKTEADQGENMLAKTKMDLETSVLEKYSSLFAFYSEAAKRREIISIHEKIAEAEKRSGVAGLSGKHDVLYQDILLAEEKEKLDVLKTQISVALNELEYFTGKKYSSENLEVERLPEKNDLEEINKSENSDHTTNPEYKYFTAEKKKKQIENDIVRSEFYPKLNVYARYNFYSSANDSQDSFDNIREKGYAVGLFTSFPITENLKRVHSLEKSRLSVNKADTEASKKLAEIERDFSKLSEQYQYLKTDVEKKKTRLGMINSRHEMIKRLESSKVVAKKDLLEEMIMLATKEIELEKQITDQTMAMKKIIIQMRGGN, encoded by the coding sequence ATGAAGAGATTTACATTTTTAACAGTTTTTGTGTTTGCAGTGTTTTCAGCCTGTCTTGTCCATGCGGAAAAGCTCACCTATGATGATATTCTGAAAGACGCTTTAAACAATTCCCTCGAAATCAAATCCGCAAATATTGAAAAAGACATAAGGAAAGAGGCTGAAAAAGAAGGACGTTACGGCCTTTATCCGGATTTGAGCCTGAAATTCAACTCGGAATATACTGACAATTTCACGGACGGCATGGGTGACATTGCAATCGGCGACACCATGATTTCCGGTTCCACAAGATATCAGAACGCCCTTTCCGTGAATCTCATGTATCCCATCATAGACTACGGCGGCGCGGCCAACAGGCTTGAGATAGCAAAGACAGAGGCAGACCAGGGCGAAAATATGCTTGCCAAGACAAAAATGGATCTGGAAACCTCTGTTCTTGAAAAATATTCCAGCCTTTTTGCTTTTTATTCAGAAGCTGCAAAGAGGCGCGAGATCATCTCCATCCATGAAAAGATTGCTGAAGCAGAGAAAAGATCAGGCGTGGCAGGCCTTTCAGGAAAGCACGATGTTTTATATCAGGACATTCTTCTTGCCGAAGAAAAAGAGAAGCTGGATGTTCTGAAAACCCAGATTTCAGTGGCTCTGAACGAACTTGAGTATTTCACAGGTAAAAAATATTCTTCTGAAAACCTCGAAGTTGAAAGGCTTCCTGAGAAAAATGATCTTGAAGAGATAAATAAATCTGAAAATTCAGATCACACGACAAATCCCGAATACAAATATTTCACAGCTGAAAAGAAAAAAAAGCAGATAGAAAACGATATTGTCAGAAGCGAGTTCTATCCCAAGCTGAACGTATATGCCCGTTACAATTTTTATAGCTCTGCAAATGATTCCCAGGATTCCTTCGACAATATCAGGGAAAAAGGCTATGCAGTCGGGCTTTTCACAAGCTTTCCCATCACGGAAAACCTTAAGAGAGTCCATTCCCTTGAAAAATCGAGGTTGTCGGTAAATAAAGCTGATACAGAAGCTTCAAAAAAACTTGCAGAAATTGAGAGGGATTTTTCAAAGTTAAGCGAGCAGTATCAATATTTGAAAACAGATGTCGAAAAAAAGAAAACAAGGCTTGGTATGATAAATTCCAGGCACGAAATGATAAAACGCCTTGAGTCTTCAAAAGTTGTGGCAAAAAAAGATCTGCTCGAAGAAATGATCATGCTCGCCACAAAAGAAATAGAGCTTGAAAAGCAGATAACAGATCAAACCATGGCAATGAAAAAAATCATCATACAGATGAGAGGTGGAAACTGA
- a CDS encoding TerC family protein, producing the protein MEWIYDPQAWIAFATLTILEIVLGVDNIIFITILVGRLPDSQKDKARVIGLGLAMITRILLLLSLTWIMGLTKPFFTLFEKGISGRDIILIGGGLFLLAKSTHEIHASLEGPEHASTPKKAAAGFISILVQIAIIDIVFSLDSVITAVGLASHVMVMIMAIVASVCVMMFAAKPIGDFVDKHPTLKMLALSFLILVGMTLVGEGFGLHIPKGYVYFAMAFSVGVEFINIRLRAGLTNAPVQLRKSDIDIMEK; encoded by the coding sequence ATGGAATGGATATATGACCCCCAGGCATGGATCGCATTTGCAACGCTTACAATTCTTGAGATAGTCCTTGGAGTGGACAACATCATATTCATAACGATTCTTGTGGGAAGGCTTCCTGATTCCCAGAAAGACAAGGCAAGGGTCATAGGACTCGGCCTTGCCATGATAACAAGAATTCTGCTTCTTCTTTCCCTTACATGGATAATGGGGCTCACCAAGCCATTTTTCACCTTGTTTGAAAAAGGAATCTCGGGAAGGGACATTATACTAATAGGCGGAGGCCTTTTTCTCCTTGCCAAAAGCACCCATGAAATCCACGCAAGCCTTGAAGGCCCTGAGCATGCAAGCACTCCAAAAAAAGCTGCCGCTGGCTTCATAAGCATTTTAGTGCAGATTGCCATCATAGACATAGTCTTTTCCCTTGACTCGGTCATAACCGCAGTTGGTCTTGCAAGTCATGTCATGGTCATGATTATGGCCATTGTCGCGTCTGTTTGCGTCATGATGTTTGCTGCAAAGCCTATAGGAGATTTCGTTGACAAGCATCCGACCCTCAAAATGCTTGCCTTGAGCTTTCTGATTCTTGTGGGCATGACCCTTGTGGGAGAAGGCTTCGGTCTTCATATTCCAAAAGGCTATGTTTACTTTGCCATGGCTTTTTCAGTTGGCGTGGAATTCATCAATATCCGTCTCAGGGCTGGCCTTACAAACGCGCCTGTCCAGCTTCGCAAGTCAGACATTGACATAATGGAAAAATAA
- a CDS encoding amidohydrolase family protein, translating into MKIIDFHTHIFPPALIRKRHELVHEESAFSLLYSSDQSKLITADELIKSMDENEIDVSVAVGFPWKSKEIFRAHNDYLLETRNKYPDRLKVLVCFDLSVKGVAVEFEKCVKDGTSGAGELAFYNEAPDDLALENLDAIMTVSARNKLPVLIHANEPVGHAYPGKNSFTPAPAYDLAKKYPENKIVFAHWGGGLFFYNLMKREVKDVLRNVYVDTAASPFLYDPDIYRIASEIFGSERILFGSDYPLIRPSRYFEEMKKSGISEKDLIRIKGENASCLLGISENQVLGL; encoded by the coding sequence ATGAAAATCATAGACTTCCATACCCATATTTTTCCTCCTGCACTAATCAGGAAGAGGCATGAGCTTGTTCATGAAGAATCCGCTTTTTCTCTTCTCTATTCATCTGACCAGTCAAAGCTTATAACTGCGGACGAGCTCATCAAATCCATGGATGAAAATGAGATAGATGTGTCTGTGGCTGTTGGGTTTCCCTGGAAGTCAAAAGAGATTTTCAGGGCGCACAACGACTATCTTCTTGAGACGAGAAATAAATACCCGGACAGACTGAAGGTACTGGTCTGTTTTGATCTTTCTGTGAAAGGTGTTGCTGTCGAGTTTGAAAAATGTGTCAAAGACGGAACTTCAGGAGCAGGAGAGCTTGCCTTTTATAATGAAGCTCCTGACGATCTTGCCTTGGAAAATCTTGATGCAATAATGACTGTCTCAGCAAGAAATAAGCTGCCCGTGCTTATCCACGCTAATGAGCCTGTGGGCCATGCGTATCCCGGCAAAAACAGCTTTACTCCTGCTCCTGCGTATGATCTTGCAAAAAAATATCCTGAAAACAAAATCGTGTTTGCGCATTGGGGTGGCGGACTTTTCTTTTATAATCTCATGAAAAGGGAGGTCAAAGATGTTCTCAGGAATGTCTATGTTGACACCGCGGCCTCTCCTTTTCTTTATGATCCAGATATTTACAGGATAGCGTCCGAAATATTCGGTTCCGAAAGGATTCTTTTTGGCAGCGATTATCCCCTGATAAGGCCTTCAAGATATTTTGAGGAAATGAAAAAATCAGGAATTTCTGAAAAAGACCTGATCAGAATAAAAGGCGAAAACGCTTCATGTCTTCTTGGTATATCTGAAAATCAGGTTCTTGGGCTGTAG
- a CDS encoding SulP family inorganic anion transporter: MLAKIFPFITWFEGYNSSKFKLDLVAGITVALVLIPQSMAYAKLAGLPPYYGLYAAFLPPMIAALFGSSRQLSTGPVAVVSLMTAASLETLATAGSKEFIAYAIMLSLTVGIFQLILGVFRLGLVVNFLSHPVVNGFTNAAAIIIATSQLGNMFGVYVDNAEHHYETIMRVFAAAYHYLHIPTLALGILAILIMAVLKKINPRIPNVLVAVVVCTLISWATGFNKDAKIALDSIKSPEVVQDIAAFNMEVKAIKDASTQRVTVMDEKEKAHAEHDKVREIDADHQAALIENKISSSKKKSGELRAKLREYLLTGVEADGAGKVFFLKNALPEGAKTDGRTWRVRVGNSEIKDQEVTVMGAGAILGEIPPKLPELSIPKMSMKMFLKLLPYAVIISLLGFMEAISIAKALAAKTGQKLDPNQELVGQGLANIIGSFGQSYPASGSFSRSAVNLQSGAVTGFSSVISSSIVVITLLFLTPLLYNLPQSVLAAIIMMAVVSLINVDGLLHAWKAKRSDGIITLISFVCTLIFAPHLDKGIMVGVGLSLGVFLYKSMKPRVAILAMSADNRLVHAEKHGLKECDKVAVTRFDGTLFFANASYLDDVIYEIRVEKPNLKHVILVCDGINDIDASGEESLSMIIDRTKAAGIDISLAGVKEAVMAVLERTHLIEKIGERNIYSTKEIAVQCVYEKTHLTDDERMSCPLVCYIPEKQDSSCIAQAC, translated from the coding sequence ATGCTGGCAAAAATCTTTCCTTTTATCACGTGGTTTGAGGGCTACAATTCCAGTAAATTCAAGCTTGACCTTGTTGCTGGTATCACTGTTGCTCTTGTTCTTATTCCTCAGTCAATGGCTTATGCCAAGCTGGCGGGTCTTCCGCCATATTACGGTCTTTACGCCGCTTTTCTGCCTCCGATGATAGCCGCTCTTTTTGGGTCTAGCAGACAGCTTTCCACAGGGCCGGTTGCGGTTGTGTCTCTTATGACGGCTGCCTCCCTAGAAACACTTGCCACAGCCGGGAGTAAGGAATTCATCGCCTATGCCATCATGCTGAGTCTTACGGTCGGTATTTTCCAGCTAATATTGGGTGTTTTCAGATTAGGACTAGTAGTAAATTTTCTTTCCCATCCTGTTGTAAACGGTTTCACAAATGCTGCTGCCATAATCATCGCTACATCCCAGCTTGGAAATATGTTCGGTGTATATGTTGACAATGCCGAGCATCATTATGAAACAATCATGAGGGTATTTGCGGCTGCATACCACTATCTGCATATTCCGACCCTCGCGCTCGGGATTCTCGCAATTTTGATCATGGCTGTTCTGAAAAAAATAAATCCGAGGATACCCAATGTTCTTGTGGCTGTTGTTGTCTGCACTCTCATTTCATGGGCAACCGGATTCAACAAGGACGCAAAGATTGCCCTCGACAGCATAAAATCTCCTGAGGTTGTTCAAGATATTGCGGCGTTCAATATGGAAGTTAAAGCAATAAAGGATGCCTCTACCCAGAGAGTCACAGTCATGGACGAAAAGGAAAAAGCCCATGCTGAACATGATAAAGTCAGGGAGATAGACGCGGATCATCAGGCTGCCCTCATAGAAAACAAGATTTCATCTTCAAAGAAAAAATCCGGAGAATTAAGGGCAAAACTAAGGGAATATCTTCTGACAGGTGTTGAAGCAGACGGTGCTGGGAAAGTTTTCTTTCTGAAAAATGCTCTTCCTGAAGGAGCCAAAACAGATGGCCGCACCTGGAGAGTAAGGGTTGGAAACAGTGAGATAAAAGACCAGGAAGTTACGGTCATGGGTGCAGGCGCAATCCTTGGGGAAATACCGCCAAAGCTGCCCGAGCTATCCATACCCAAGATGAGCATGAAGATGTTTCTCAAGCTTCTTCCTTATGCTGTAATCATCTCCCTCCTCGGATTCATGGAGGCCATCTCAATTGCCAAGGCGCTTGCAGCCAAAACAGGCCAGAAACTTGATCCGAATCAGGAACTGGTAGGCCAGGGACTCGCCAATATCATAGGTTCATTTGGTCAGAGTTATCCTGCTTCAGGATCCTTCTCAAGATCGGCAGTAAACCTTCAATCCGGTGCTGTTACCGGATTTTCAAGCGTAATCAGTTCATCCATAGTTGTTATTACCCTGCTTTTCCTTACCCCGCTTCTTTATAATCTGCCCCAGTCAGTTCTTGCTGCCATAATAATGATGGCGGTTGTAAGTCTTATAAACGTTGATGGTCTCCTGCATGCTTGGAAGGCAAAGCGCTCTGACGGCATCATCACGCTTATCTCCTTTGTCTGCACACTGATTTTTGCTCCCCATCTTGACAAAGGGATTATGGTCGGTGTCGGTCTTTCACTGGGTGTTTTTCTATATAAATCTATGAAGCCAAGGGTTGCTATTCTTGCAATGAGTGCGGACAACCGCCTTGTTCATGCTGAAAAGCATGGGCTCAAGGAGTGCGACAAGGTTGCGGTTACAAGATTTGACGGGACTCTGTTTTTTGCAAATGCCAGCTATCTTGATGATGTGATTTATGAAATCAGGGTTGAAAAGCCAAACCTCAAGCATGTTATTCTTGTTTGTGACGGTATCAACGACATAGATGCATCAGGTGAAGAATCACTTTCCATGATCATTGACCGTACAAAGGCCGCAGGCATTGATATTTCCCTGGCAGGCGTCAAGGAAGCTGTTATGGCTGTTCTTGAAAGAACCCATCTCATAGAAAAAATCGGAGAACGTAATATTTATTCTACCAAGGAAATAGCTGTTCAGTGTGTTTATGAAAAAACACACCTTACAGATGACGAAAGAATGTCGTGCCCGCTTGTCTGCTATATACCTGAAAAGCAAGACAGCTCATGCATTGCTCAGGCCTGCTGA